The sequence ATGCTTCCGAATCTGGGAGCTCCTAGTGCTCACAGCACAAATATTGAGTCTTCTGGCTCACGATTCGTCCACCACTATCATCCTTACCGCAaccatcaacatcaccacAGTCAACCTCACAACCGCCATCATCAAAGTCAGCCTCAAATGAGCCGTCTGCACCAGCACCGACGTGAATTCAGTCACCCACATGCACACCGACATGACAGTCCGCCTCAAAGGCAAGAGCAACAACCGCAGCAACAACCACAGCAACGGCAGTATCATTCCCCGCAACCTCAACAAGCCCTTCCCCATCGGCAGCATTTACGAATCATGCCGTCCCTGATCGAGCGTCTACCACCAGAGGTCCAAAAGACTGTCTTTTCCTACCTGGACTACGAAGCCCTCATCCATCTGTCCACCATGAATCGATATTTTCATCGGATTATAGACCCTCAGAGGATGGCCGATCCAGCAGACAAAGCACAGTTTATCATGAGAGCGGCGAAAGACTTCCCTCAGCATCGCCCTAGTGAGAAGGGGCATGACTACAAGCCTGGAAACTTTGAGTGCTACATTTGCTTCCGTGTGCGATCGCCAGAGCATTTTGACATGCTGCAACCCCAGTCCGTCTATGTCGATATTCACAGCCACATCGTCCGTGACCGAGAGCCGGACCCGCGGTCGGATAGACTCATCATGCTTCGACGGTTCTGCATCTCTTGCGGCGTGGACACAGGCATCCATGCTCCGTTCGACTGTCTCACTACACGGACGGGGCGCGATCTTTGGGTCTGCAGATGCAGGAAAGTGTGGTCCAAGCCGCTCTGCCTGCGGTGCCCTGACTGTCAGGGAGACTGTCCTCTCCGGCCAAGAAGGAAGTTGGGAGTTGATCGTGCATAATTTGTGCGGTTGCTTATCGGCAGTGGCTTATGCGGTTGGAGGCGGTAACATTCTGTTTGTGTTATTGGAGGCGGATGCATCAAACCGGATCGGAACTGAGAAGAGAGTGGATAAATTCTTGGCATGAGATATAATTACGGCCGTTTCGTAGAATGGGGGGCTCTAAGGGTGGAAGGGTTACACAAGGAACTGGGAACAAAGGGGGGAGTTATGCATTGCTGGCGTTTATGGGGGTTTTATAGGAACACGAATAGCACGAGATTGGTATCTATTGTTAATAGAAGGGTAGTAGCTGCTGCGAAAAATTTCGTTCCATTATGTCTTATCCAAGCTTTTACATGCAGTGGGAGTAGTAGAAAAAttgttatatatactatCAAGGTAGAGGTTACTAAAAATTCTACTCCATGTCCCCATATCTACGATTCTAGTTACTGGATTTGGCATCGTTTCCGAGCTCTTCATCACTTTGAATACCTTCCGCCCAACTTCGCGGCTGAGCATAAACATCTTCGCTCCAGATTCCACTTTTTGCTTCATGATGAATAtccccatcgccatcaccgtAATCCGATAAATCCTCAAATCTAGTAACGCCGCTAATGGCCATGATACGGTGTAACTCTCAAGATAGCTACAAGAGCTCGAAACTTGGAACGAGTGCAGGGCTGTGCGCCGTAAGAACAAATATTTGCTCCGTCTCGATTGGTTAGCCGCTAATGTTGTTTCCCCAGGTTGAATTATCCGTCAATACTACTTTTTGTATCCAGTCATCCATACAAGCGCCCTGTAGACTAGCTGAGGGCGTAACATGGTGACGTTTTAGCTAGTGAGTGGAATTGAACAGCAACAGATTCATCATAGGTTTTTTCACAATGGCTTTAAGGATATTTCCCCATTGTTGCAATAGTAGATAGAtatagatctatagaagCCACTTCTAACGCATGCAGCCATCCAAATTGGTACAGTGTTTGTGGCTATCCGAATTCGTGGAGTCTTCTCTGCAGCCACGCGAACTTGTGACTGTCCGGCCCATGATAATTTTATGGATATATTGTTGAGGGAAACTGCTATCGGAGTGCACCAACGTCGACATGGCGTATTCATGTATTATATAGGTTTAGTAATCCTAATCAACTTCCTAACTTCTACTTAGTCTTCTACTTAGGTTAACAATAataatgctttatttattgttCAACAGGTTATAAGCTCGGCCGCTCCACTGACCTATTGACTTAATATTCTTGATCTCCTGTTGGTGATACAAATCCAAGAACCTAATATATCGCTGACAACGACGTTTATAACTGCACTACTTAAACTCTCCTGACCTAACAACATTATGTTAAACAATAACTTCACTTTCAAGCTTGAACCATCCAGCCCCCCCTAGCTGATCAGCCAGGGTGATAACTACGCTGAGTGGAGAGCAGCATGGACTATCGCGTTTCGGTATACAGAACTCTGGGGAGTCGTCGAGAACACTAACCCACATCCTGTCCTGTCAACACCCGCTATAACGCCCTCCTCACCCAATGGTCCGAAGAGGATAACAAGACTACGGTGATGATTATGTCTGCGGTGCACCCGGACATCGTCATGCTGGTGACAACAGTTCATTGTTCAACATATATGACTCTGAAAATCAGTGATATATCCTTTAAAAACCCTTGGGAATTGTATGGCAGCCGGTAGTTGAAACAAAACTGAGTGCGTTGTTCTGCGGTGACTTTTGTAGAGCCCACCGCTGTACAAGATGACATCCTTTATGCCCACAAGAGTTCAATGTTTTGGCAACACGCAAACGCACGTGATTAAAGCAGAATTTTTGAGGACTGCATAGAAGATTTAAATAGGGCTCGCAATATCGATGTAAATATCTACTCCCCAGACTGTCATTCATCAGTACCTTTAATCCTTGACTTGCCACCAAGAACTTTACCTGAGAGCTTATGGGAGATGGGACGCCTGGGGTGGTCTACTATATATGCCTGATGTAGAAGCCAAAGCTGATACTCCAGCCTCGCAGTAGCGCTGGTCCACCGCTTAAGCTCAAATAAGAGATATCTCAAACTTAATGCGCGATGCCAATATCTCAAGGAGCAAACTATTTCATGTTGGGAGAAGTTGTAAAGATTGTGAAAACCCCGCTGAGAGAAAGTACCAGGCAAGTAGTTAACTCAACATAATAGATATCGCCGTGAATGAGGTGTTACCGAGGTATCAAATCCAATCGTTAATAATTCGACACCCCAATCTTTTCCATGCGGCACCAATACTGTGATCGTTTGCGGCGCATTGTACCTTGGCCAAGGCGCGGCTGGCATGGCTTCAACACCACACAGCAATAGAATGTCCAATCAATATCGTTCATAGCTAGCTACATTGGTTCTCTGGCCGAGCTGGACCAAAATAGAAAGGGTTAGACAACGGCTCAACACATCTACATATAGTATATACCATCTGTGAGCGCTTGGGGTGGGACACAGGGTTGTCAACCAAATGAAGCTTAGATGATCCACCAAACCACGACTGGACTTTGAGGATTAGACCTTTCATGGGCTCATAGActttgaaagaaaaaaaaaagaaaagaaaaaaaaagggggggggggggggggaatgCTGCTTTCTCCAGGAAAGCCACGGGTTTTTAGTGCTTCAATAAGCTTAAGATATCATCCGACTATCTGTTTGGCCGTTGGGAGCGAAGAATCCTCCCCAAAATCGACCTTACACGGTTTAAAGGTCCTCGATGTccacatgcatgcatgccaGACTTTTTAGTACCTTATTTACAGTGGGATCCACAACAGCCACTACTAGAGACCGCCGACAACGCCATGCTCAAAAGTTAAATTCATGATTCATGACGAAACAATACCAAAAAAGCGCAAAAAAAGTGCCATTACGAGGAGTCGAACCTCGGTCTTCAGTGGTTTGTAGTAATACCACAAACTGATGTCTTAACCGTTGGACCATAATAGCTAGCACTTGAATTGATACTTGACTGTTGAGGAAAATTACAATATCAATGTATTCCTTGCCCACTTGTTGGTAACTGTAATTTGAGCTGCAATCGCGGCCAGGATGCAGGATTCTgaactataataaagctgTCCTATAACgcaaaataaatgaataGGCTCACGGAACCGTTAAACCATGATATGGTTGCTTCCTGCAAAGAGATGTAATTTGCTTTCGCATTCAAGCCGCCATCAATGGCCGCTGGACGACCGCCACTGACAATCTGACTTGCATAGCTGAGAGTGTCTTCGTCTTGTGTTTGACATCCATCACTCACTTTAAAATTTGGGTCATCTCTTAGATAAATGCTATACTCAAGCAACAAGCTTAAACAGCTGATCCGGAAAAGCACTCGCTCCATGACCGTCCGCTAGGACTGAAGTAGCAGCAGAAAGTCGATGGTCGCTTTAGCGTCATGTAGTTCCCTCAATCCGGCAATAATAGTGTAAGTGCCATCGTACTCTAGGCACCGTACCCCTCCATCATAACTTATTTACTTACCTATTTAAAAGATACTTGCGATCATAATCCCTTAAACACTACATGCTAAATTCAAAATGATTCGCTGGATCTCATCTACAGCGCTGCTTATAGTGCCTGCGAGCGTCTACGCTCATCAATTCGCGGCGTATGGTGGTAACCAGATCCCCTTCTGGGCTCACACCGACACTGCCGTTGACGAGATTGACTTGTCGACGTATGACTTCTCTGGCACAGGCACTTACGCACATGTCCCATATGAAAACTGCTTTGTCGAAGACGCCTCTTCGAAACCTTTTGACATTGCCATTTTGGGCGCACCGTTTGATACTGTTCGTATAGGCCAGCCTCAGACTATCTCTGAATGTTGTCTTGGACTAACTAATTGGGCCCAGGCCGTTACTGCAAGGCCGGGCGCGAGATTTGGGCCAAATGCTATCCGAAGTGCCAGCCAGCGTAAGGCATATGGATATAGCATCTACACGGGTGAGGAGTCTTTATTAAACAATCTTGTCTATATAGGCTGCTCACCATTTACAATTAGGTCGTGATCCCGTCCATGACTGGGCCCGGGTTGTTGACTGTTTTGATGCCCCGTTGACCTGGCTTGACAACCGTGCTGCACTCAAGACACTTGATCAGGCTCACAGGATCATCTCTGGCCGATCAACTGCCCACCCCGATGAATCAACCATTCCAAGAATTATAACCTTGGGAGGGGACCACACAACGACTCTCTCTGCGTTGCGCTCCACGCATAAGCGATGGGGACCAGTTTCAGTGATTCACTTTGACAGCCATATCGGTGAGATCAAGGCTCTCCTCGGCGATGATTGACTGGTTTGCTAACTTTGGACACAGATACGTGGGACCCAGCGGTTCTAGGTATGGAGTGCCCTTTAGCccaattaataaatagataaTCTCGTACTAACTTTGACAAAGGGGGTGGCATATCGGATTATGCGTAAGGTGTAATGTGAGCCTGGTATACCaattttactaatatttgTCTAGAGGTCTAAATCATGGCACATTTTTACACATAGCTCATGAAGAAGTACGTTTTTTTATGACCGTCATACCGACGATGTTGACATTTCCTTCACAGGGACTTATTCTCAATTCCTCAATCCATGCTGGTATCCGCGCTCCCTTGACGCGTCGAAAAGCCGATATCCGAAACGATGTGCGATGCGGGTTTGAGATTATCACGGCTCGGGAGATTGACACGAATGGAACCCGGGCCATAATTGATAGAATACGAGAACGGGTTGGTGATACCAGTACTTATATCAGCGTTGACATCGATGTATTGGACTTGGCGTTTGCACCCGGTAAgccttttcattttcctgGGATATGTATCCCAACTGTAGACTCTGATTGCTGATGGAGGGATTTTGGATGTATAGCAACTGGCACTCCAGAGCCGGGCGGCTGGAGCACCCGCGAGCTGCTCACCATTCTAGCTGGGCTGGAAGGTTTGAACATCATTGGTGGTGATGTAGTGGAAGTAGCACCAGCATATGACGACAACGGCGAGATTACTGCAATTGCGGCTGTTGAGGTCGCACATGCTATTCTTGAGCTGCTGATTGCAAAGGCGGTCAAGGCGCCTGATAATGCATGAGGGACCGTAACACAAGGTAGGCTGTTGAATTGTATATGAATGTATGTGGATATTTCATGTGGCTCATCCAAGAGAGATTCGTATATTCGGCTCAGGTATACTCGCACTTTTCATCGAAGACAAGTGAAGTCAACAGGTAGATATTGAGCCTTATTTCTTCAATAGTCTTCTTTATCGTGTCTCTCTCTGCCAGATTCCTGTTTGTATTTCCTATCCCAAGTCATGTGGAGAGTAGATATAGCCATGCATCTACCCGTGATACCGGCCCTTGTGCTACCGCGTGACCATGAGGGCAGATATGGGCATGGTCACGTATAAAAACTCCTGtagtctcttcatcttgtttttttttcttctttccctccttTCTTTTGTAGCCCTCGCGAGGTACGTCTCACGACTTGCGATAAGGTGCCAAATTTCTACATCGCCAAAGACTTCAATCAACCTCAAGCTGCCTAAGAAATGCCAATGGAAAGATGCTATGACCTGGAGCGTTGACACTATCATCTCGAACGATGGCACTATTGTTTATCACATGGTGAGACTCTCAACATTCATTAATCGATACGTAGTTGCTGATGTGTCGCAATCAATCATGGTTTACAGATTGGATATGCCTATCAATGGTGTGGCGTGCCCCGGAAGTGCTACACGTGCGGGAATCATTGTTGGAATTTGGATAGCATATCACAACAGTGTTGTTCTTGTCTACCAACACATAcaacctctctctctcgtcacCTGATTTAATGCTGGCTGTATCCCAGACAGGATAGGTCTATTGACGGGCGCTGGGTTACGCCAGGCACACTTGCGAGAGTATCATACCGAAAACAGAGTACGCAAGAGATATTTAGAGTCCCGATGGAGTAATGGCCATCTATCATCATCGTAAGTCATCTTTTACCTTCCCGGGACAAGATCGTTCCCGCGTCACAGGGGCCAGCTCTCAACCATTTACGACAGCATATTGCAGTCAGATGCTAATAATATGGCTTATAGGATAACAACGGTACTCTGAAGAGCTTCTTAGAAAAAACCGCCGATAGCGAATTCATCACATACCTGGAAGCTGGACTTGCGACAATTCAGCTAGATGCCTATCTGGACGCAGCCTAGCGAAAGCTATTTGGGGCTTTATATCGAACGAGAAACGGGACACGGATAGAAATAGGTAGCGGGGAGCACCTATATTCCAATTTGTACTGAATGCCATCGCCATATCATTTCAACATAACCTTACGAGTTTAAGCCAGCTCCCAAGCCAATTGGTGGATATCAGGATTTTTTCCACAATCAAGAAGGAATTTCTGGATTTCTCTGAGCCAGTATTACCAGTTGACGGCATTTCTTCCGGTGCAGGGCGACCGGCGGTGAGCATGAGGCTATTGGAAGATGGACAGGGGCTGAAGAATGTCCGAATGATTTGCAAGAAGATATATACGCATAATCGGATTTCGATCAAAGGACGTCATCGTTGATTACCTAGTCCAGCTTCAGGGCGATATATTGCGACGGTTACTGCTAGGAATTTCAAATCATAAACAAGCAACTAATATAACTTGTGAAGGATCACGATGGGACCACGAACGAAAGACGAAAtgaacaagaagaacaatCTAGGCTCAGTTCCCTGCACTGATGACGCCTGGGGTGCCACTGCTGATAATACTTCCTCAAACTCTTATGCAAAAGCAGACCGTTCTTATCGCGGCAGACTCCTGAGGCGATGGCTTCTTGCTTCGGGAGACACGCAATAGCGACGCTTCGCGCTGCGCAACAACGCTAGCTTTGTTTCTCCATCGCTCATAAGGAACACAAGGACAGGTAGACTCCGTCCAATGCCTCTCATATAGCGGACTGGTTCGACAGCAATCAGAACGTGCTACCTGTATCGAACGAAGCCGGAGAGTCGCTGCGTGTCTTATCCGGCGGTTGACTTCTTGCCCATGACCCTATCCACAGAAGAGCTCAGTTATGATCTGATAAGGAGGATAAATGTAGAGAAGCCTGGGCGCATGGCAACCACCAACTCGGCCTATAAAGCAGCTGCTACAAACGCCGAGGCTACACAATCTGACCAGGAAGTGAGCTGTATGTGTTGTTTCGGAGGAAAGCAAGACAGTCTCCTGCTTTGGTAGAAACACATCTGCAAGGTACTAATTACCAATCTTCTCGTCATTCTCTTGCCTTGAACCTAGCCTTATCCATCATTCCTACGTCTCAAGCTCAATTGTCCAATACCCACCTGCTCTCTGGAATCGCATCTCGACGTTCCCACCATCCCTTCGCAATGTAGCAGAAGATGTAAAAAGCTACATGAACGCGCAGCTCATTCAAGGTGCACCATCATCATGGTCCCCTGTCTGAATATAAAACCGCATATACCTTTGTATCGCGTGAAGAACGGACAGTATCTTTGATCGCCGGAGCCGCTGATGAAGCTACCTCGTGCTGGCAACTCAAACAAGCCATAGCCTGCGGATAAGTAGCTTGCCTTGCCCGCATGTTCCCATTCCCTGACACAAAATGGACACCTCTGCCATCCGACATGGATAGAGTTATTTAGGAATTGTGCCCAATGTGTTGGTGATTAATTAGTTAACATATATTAGCTACTTACGATGTCACATAGCAACCTGAGAATGCAAGCTTGATTTCATCTTCCAACCTGACCTCTTTGTACTGTGACGGAGACATCAGACCGAAGATATCAGCTCATCCACTCCAATGCAATGCACGTAAAACGCGACGCAATGCAAGCACAATCCGTTTGCAACGCCAAAGTCTATAGTTCCTTTCATCAGGAAGACAGATTCGTTCTAGATTAGACCACAATATGTATATATCTTTTGATGCCTAATACCGTTTATCTGCACAGGAATAAAGCAGAAAAGTTGATAACCCCGACTCTGCATAGCCAGCGGAGAAACTAGTTTCAGTCAAATTACCTATTTTTAGATGCCTCTAGGAGACGACAATGAGTTAATCGACGGCCAAGATTTCGAAACGGTGGTGATGATTAAATCAGCGGCAATGTAGGGCCGAGTCCAATAGTCCAAGATGTACAAGGAGCATGAAATTACTCGCCTAAAAGTGCTGCCGTCGCGCGGCCAATCCTCTCGGCGCACCACGGCATGTTTCCAAGCCGGCCACAATCCAGGTCGTTCAACGCCGCAACAATCGCTCTGCGCGCTGCCGGATCCTTGGCTGGCTCATACGTGAACAAGAGAGCCACTGTCATAATGGGTAAGCCCAGTGGCTTGTTGGAACGACTATAATCGAGGAGCATCCAGATGCGGCGGCTCTGATACAGGATCCGATCTTCAAACCCTCCCAGCTCTTCGTTTTCACAAGCCGTATTTTGCATTATCGACAGGGCTATGCGGTGTACAATAATGCTAAACGTAGCGAGATGACACAGCAGCATAGCTGCCAGAGGGTCCTCCACTTCAAACATCATCTGAACAAGCCCATCTGTAGTTGCGGACGGTTTGGTGGTTATTTTGCTCTGGCGAAAGATGACGCCGCCCATGTCGTGATCAATTCGAGAGAGTTTGTTAAGAACATCCCGCGCCCTCCTCAACGGAATAAGAGGATTAACCGCCGAATCTCCTGCCCGAATTTGAAAGTTTTCCCTAGCCAGCGTGGGCCATACGGTCATCAGTCTCACTAGGCGGTAGTAGACCATCTGGACATTTGTGCGTCCGTTTGGTCTGTCGAGCACCGCTGCCCAGGCGTCggaggccaagaagcagtCCTTGCGTTGAGAAAGAGCAAACTGAATCTGAATGATGATTTTAGGATATACACGACAGATCTGTCTTGACAAGAATTGCCCACTTACAACGGAAAGATGGCTGTCCACCGTGGCTTGAAACGCCAGTTTATCGTCTGGATCCGGAGGACCCCTCTTCTGATGTAGAGCAGCTAACCCGGCAGCATGGACTTTGATATTCGAGTTGGGCAGAGTACCGAATAGGGCCTGTCAATGTTTCAGAAACTGATACATTGTTGAGAGACTGCGCCGTTGCGCCTGGCCTGGGATAAGGTGTGCTTATACTAACCTCGATCCGGTGCATCATGACCGTTGCCGCCAAGGTGTCAGAAGAGCAACACGAGTGCGGACCAGCAAGGGCAGTCCgcaggctcagcagcgcaCGGTTATACAGCTGCGCGTTGATCGTCAAGCCGTCGTCGCCGTTTAGGAGCAACTGCTTCTGCGATGCGAGCACGCATGTTATTGCACCATCCAAGGCCTTGCTGTTCCCGAGGTACCTGGGCACCTCCCAAACGAATTCCTCGAGCACTCTGAGGCTGTACGAGAAGTTGTTGAGCTGTAGTGAGTCGATGAAGGTAAGGCAGAGCTGCTCCGACGGCGAAAGAGGCACCGAGTCGTGCATGCGGGAATGACGGGAGTTGTGCGACTTATAGCCCGGCAGAGACGCGAGCTGAGAAGTGTCGAGCAAAGAGAGATTGCTTCCGGCATATGAATCGCCTGGAAGATTTGCAGTGGCTCCGTGTCGGCGAAGAATCTTTAGACCATCGTCGAGCACCTTGAGCGCGGGTCTCGCAGGGCACATGCGGTTCTTGGCCTTGCATTGCCCGCAGACCGGCCAGGCTTCATCGCACTGCGGGCAGCGTAAGTGGTCGCGATGTCGCATTTATGGGCTTTTCCCGGCTTACCTTGATCTTTCTCCGGCGGCACGTCTCACACCGGTTGCTTCGCTGCGCTCCAACCATTGCGTCCGTCTTCTGCGGTGCCTTTGCACTCAAGCCGCTGGTGATGTAGTAGCTGGCTGTCAAGTGCTCGCAGATCCGGGACACATAACACCAGCAGAAACTCTTTGTTGGTCAAATGCAAGGCTGAGGAACGACGACGAGGGTTGAAGACGGGTGGCAACTTGGATCGAGGCATAGTTGATATGATTGGCGTTGATTTGTCGTGTCAGTTATGAAGGGACAAGGGCGATCTTGTCCAAGTGGAGGATAACTCAAGCCTCCCCACTGCTGCTCACTCAATATTACCTATGCCGTAGATATAGACATATGTTTGTTCCGCAGGTTAAGCATTAGATATACCTATTTGAGTCGGGAAATCAACCATCTATAGCTATAGAGATTCTCCCAGTTTCCTCTACGGCGCATTTGCAAATCTGTACATAGAACAGGTTCAGGTTGAGCTCGAGGTGTCGACGGTATACACCCATCTCATTCCCTTCGCTCCCGCAAATGGCCACAAGATCCCAGCTCAGCGTCGATTACACCGAGAGGCTCAGCTCGGCACGTCTAGCTCCCTTTTTGCTCCGGCTTACAGGGCTCTCCACTACCGCGAAGTTGGGGCGCTCGCATTCTGGCACAAATGCGGCCTAGACTTCATGGCCGGCCCAGTCTTACCCGCCTTGCGCTTGAGCTGGTCAGCAACTGCAGGGATCATAAACAACTATGGTATAGGACATGTACATAATACTGATATTCAGATGCCTGGACGAAATGAAGGGTGATAAAGACGAAATCAGATATAAATATGGCATTGTCCTTGCCTTTCAAGAGAGGGGGAAACAATGAGCACTCACTCAAAGTTGACAACGTGAATATCTTCTTCGCAGCCTCAGCGTCTCCTATACAGCATCGTCTTTGTTTCTCCGCCGGCTTCTCCGATTACAATGCGGACAGGACTGCTTTTCACAGGCTTCGTATTTGCCAATACGGTAGCGGCGAGCTCCCTCCTCGACGTCAGTTTCCATCTATCCATGCCGACTAAGAATGAACTGCAGAGTCGAATTTCGCTGACAGCATACTAGAGAAGAGATGACTGTCCTTCCGGAAGTGTTCACATGTCCGGTTTTGTCTTACCCGGGGGGAGCTTCGACGTTTGTTGCCCTGGGACTTCTCTGCACGCCGACGGCACCGAATATTGCTGTGTAGGGGGTGACAAACACAGCAAAGAGGTCAACAAAAGAGACCACATATGCATCGGCGATGCGGCAGATTGCTCGTCGGCTGACCCGACCTCGTCCTGTGTCACGGCGGTCCCAGCTACAGCAGGAGACTTTTCTGACAGAGTTGCAAGCGCCACAAGGACAATGAACAGCCACCCAACTTCTGATGGATCCGTAAACTCCGCATCACCGACTCACGAAGCTGCCGGAAGCGTGATTACGGCTGCGGCCTGGCCTGTGTGGGCGGCGGCTGCAGGAGGAGCGGCTGTGCATGCTGTTCTCATGGCataaactacatgtaccaaATGTTTACCTGATACGTGGCGGAGTTTTAAGCCCTTGGAAAAGACTGTGggttaaattttatttattgattttcttttgtgttaTGACAGTGCCGCCTTCAACGTGTTGTTGTCGAAGCCGGCGATTTGAATAAGTCATATAACCG comes from Trichoderma asperellum chromosome 3, complete sequence and encodes:
- a CDS encoding uncharacterized protein (EggNog:ENOG41), whose product is MIVLPRPIMLPNLGAPSAHSTNIESSGSRFVHHYHPYRNHQHHHSQPHNRHHQSQPQMSRLHQHRREFSHPHAHRHDSPPQRQEQQPQQQPQQRQYHSPQPQQALPHRQHLRIMPSLIERLPPEVQKTVFSYLDYEALIHLSTMNRYFHRIIDPQRMADPADKAQFIMRAAKDFPQHRPSEKGHDYKPGNFECYICFRVRSPEHFDMLQPQSVYVDIHSHIVRDREPDPRSDRLIMLRRFCISCGVDTGIHAPFDCLTTRTGRDLWVCRCRKVWSKPLCLRCPDCQGDCPLRPRRKLGVDRA
- a CDS encoding uncharacterized protein (SECRETED:SignalP(1-19)), which translates into the protein MIRWISSTALLIVPASVYAHQFAAYGGNQIPFWAHTDTAVDEIDLSTYDFSGTGTYAHVPYENCFVEDASSKPFDIAILGAPFDTAVTARPGARFGPNAIRSASQRKAYGYSIYTGRDPVHDWARVVDCFDAPLTWLDNRAALKTLDQAHRIISGRSTAHPDESTIPRIITLGGDHTTTLSALRSTHKRWGPVSVIHFDSHIDTWDPAVLGGGISDYAGLNHGTFLHIAHEEGLILNSSIHAGIRAPLTRRKADIRNDVRCGFEIITAREIDTNGTRAIIDRIRERVGDTSTYISVDIDVLDLAFAPATGTPEPGGWSTRELLTILAGLEGLNIIGGDVVEVAPAYDDNGEITAIAAVEVAHAILELLIAKAVKAPDNA
- a CDS encoding uncharacterized protein (EggNog:ENOG41), whose protein sequence is MVGAQRSNRCETCRRRKIKCDEAWPVCGQCKAKNRMCPARPALKVLDDGLKILRRHGATANLPGDSYAGSNLSLLDTSQLASLPGYKSHNSRHSRMHDSVPLSPSEQLCLTFIDSLQLNNFSYSLRVLEEFVWEVPRYLGNSKALDGAITCVLASQKQLLLNGDDGLTINAQLYNRALLSLRTALAGPHSCCSSDTLAATVMMHRIEALFGTLPNSNIKVHAAGLAALHQKRGPPDPDDKLAFQATVDSHLSVIQFALSQRKDCFLASDAWAAVLDRPNGRTNVQMVYYRLVRLMTVWPTLARENFQIRAGDSAVNPLIPLRRARDVLNKLSRIDHDMGGVIFRQSKITTKPSATTDGLVQMMFEVEDPLAAMLLCHLATFSIIVHRIALSIMQNTACENEELGGFEDRILYQSRRIWMLLDYSRSNKPLGLPIMTVALLFTYEPAKDPAARRAIVAALNDLDCGRLGNMPWCAERIGRATAALLGE